In a genomic window of Virgibacillus sp. SK37:
- a CDS encoding VanZ family protein: protein MRIVAMIFWSLLMFAFLFNSNLLTLLEHGNLNINITSQPQFAFFEVYQLRTEVVMRKVGHLFMFAMWLLFVFIGVRRLKVAAWIALSLALVTEIIQPYFSRDGRLLDVLFNSAGVLLMAFLIQIFLVAIGNVKGEE, encoded by the coding sequence TTGAGAATTGTTGCTATGATTTTTTGGTCTTTATTGATGTTTGCTTTTCTATTTAACTCGAATTTGCTGACATTGTTGGAACACGGTAATTTAAATATAAATATAACGTCACAACCACAATTTGCATTTTTCGAAGTTTATCAGCTGAGGACAGAGGTGGTGATGCGGAAGGTCGGGCATCTTTTCATGTTCGCAATGTGGCTGTTGTTTGTTTTTATTGGAGTAAGACGATTGAAGGTGGCTGCCTGGATTGCGCTAAGCCTTGCGCTTGTCACGGAAATCATTCAGCCATACTTTTCCAGAGATGGTCGCTTGCTTGATGTCTTGTTTAACAGTGCTGGCGTGTTGCTTATGGCCTTTCTGATTCAAATTTTCTTGGTAGCGATAGGGAATGTGAAGGGAGAGGAATGA
- a CDS encoding peptide ABC transporter substrate-binding protein: protein MNNNLKKIVWIMIGIGFIAVMTACSGEDDSPASGSGDGSKTDDANEQVLNLSKKDRITTMDSSMATDELSFQFLGATMEGLYRLGENAKPVEGIAKDHEESEDGMVWTFHLREDAKWSNGDPVTAEDFVYAWQRTVDPNTGSEYGPYMMKGVIKNAEEVSKGEKAVDELGVTAKDDHTLVVELAKPVPYFESLMTFGTFLPLNKSFVEEQGDDYAQSTDNLIFNGPFKLKNWESTSDSWEMVKNEDYWDAETVEIEKMNYTVVKDPQTAVDLYDTGELDRVQLNSDLVDNYSTNEDYTTRSKPVVYYLKLNQTRNEALANTNIRAAISRAFDKQALADELLNDGSIPANWLIPNDFAPLPEGTEHDGEEIRDVNGELVKYDIEKAQEYWKKGLEELGKDSIELEFLGGDGENSKTMQEYLVNQLETNLEGLKVDLKQVPGKQKLELDSKMDYDIQLSAWGPDYMDPYSFLSLMETDGEYNKMGYSNKEYDKLLKEAQNELATPGKGAERYNNFIEAEKILFEDAAIAPLYQEYVSLLASPKLQGVITNPIGPTYEYKWASVGGE, encoded by the coding sequence ATGAATAATAATTTGAAGAAAATTGTATGGATCATGATTGGAATTGGATTTATTGCTGTAATGACAGCATGCTCTGGAGAGGATGATAGCCCGGCCTCCGGTAGTGGAGATGGCAGCAAAACGGACGATGCAAATGAACAAGTTTTGAATCTCTCCAAGAAAGACCGCATTACTACAATGGATTCATCCATGGCAACAGATGAGCTTTCCTTCCAATTTTTAGGCGCTACAATGGAAGGCTTATATCGTTTAGGTGAAAATGCGAAGCCAGTAGAAGGAATTGCGAAAGACCATGAAGAAAGCGAAGACGGGATGGTATGGACATTTCATTTAAGAGAAGATGCGAAATGGTCGAATGGTGATCCAGTAACAGCAGAAGATTTCGTGTATGCATGGCAGCGTACAGTTGATCCGAATACAGGCTCCGAGTATGGCCCTTATATGATGAAAGGCGTTATTAAAAATGCTGAAGAAGTGAGTAAGGGTGAAAAAGCTGTAGACGAGTTAGGTGTTACTGCAAAAGATGATCATACATTGGTTGTTGAACTGGCAAAACCGGTTCCTTACTTCGAATCATTAATGACTTTTGGTACATTCTTGCCGCTGAATAAGAGTTTTGTAGAAGAACAAGGCGATGACTATGCCCAAAGCACCGATAACCTCATTTTCAATGGACCTTTTAAACTAAAAAACTGGGAGAGCACAAGTGATTCCTGGGAAATGGTAAAGAACGAAGATTATTGGGATGCAGAGACCGTGGAAATAGAAAAAATGAATTATACGGTAGTGAAAGACCCGCAAACTGCTGTCGATTTGTATGATACAGGTGAGTTGGACAGAGTACAACTGAATTCCGATTTAGTAGATAACTATTCTACCAATGAAGATTATACGACAAGATCCAAACCGGTTGTCTATTACTTAAAACTAAACCAAACGCGTAATGAAGCATTAGCTAACACGAATATACGAGCAGCAATCAGTCGCGCATTTGATAAACAGGCACTTGCTGACGAGCTTTTAAATGACGGCTCCATTCCGGCAAATTGGCTGATCCCAAATGACTTTGCCCCACTTCCAGAAGGGACGGAGCATGATGGAGAAGAGATCAGGGACGTCAATGGCGAGCTAGTTAAGTATGACATAGAAAAGGCACAGGAATATTGGAAGAAAGGTTTGGAGGAGTTAGGGAAAGATTCTATCGAGCTGGAGTTTCTAGGTGGGGATGGAGAAAACTCGAAAACCATGCAGGAATATCTCGTAAACCAACTGGAAACAAACCTTGAAGGATTAAAAGTAGATCTAAAACAAGTACCAGGAAAGCAGAAATTAGAGTTAGATTCCAAGATGGATTATGACATCCAGCTTTCCGCATGGGGACCAGATTATATGGATCCATATTCCTTCCTTAGCCTGATGGAAACGGATGGCGAATACAACAAGATGGGTTATTCCAATAAGGAATACGACAAGTTATTAAAAGAAGCGCAAAATGAACTTGCAACACCAGGAAAAGGTGCGGAGCGTTATAATAACTTTATTGAAGCCGAGAAAATACTATTTGAGGATGCAGCCATCGCACCATTATATCAAGAATACGTCTCCCTTCTTGCATCTCCAAAGTTACAGGGCGTTATCACAAATCCAATCGGTCCGACGTACGAATATAAGTGGGCAAGCGTTGGTGGAGAATAA
- a CDS encoding STAS/SEC14 domain-containing protein, translating to MLKLDGEKQGELLEVTTEGTATQEDLQLFKEALKAKKLQEEPLNILFIFKNIEGNTPKALLEAFKVVAHLKSINKSAIVADDTFMRIDQNKVIPGVEIERFSLEEADEARRWLRE from the coding sequence ATGCTAAAACTTGATGGAGAAAAACAAGGTGAATTGTTAGAAGTAACAACAGAAGGAACAGCAACACAGGAGGATTTACAATTATTTAAAGAAGCATTGAAAGCGAAAAAACTTCAAGAGGAACCACTCAACATTTTATTCATTTTCAAAAACATTGAAGGCAATACTCCTAAAGCGTTATTGGAGGCATTTAAGGTTGTTGCCCACTTAAAGAGCATTAATAAGAGTGCTATTGTCGCGGATGATACCTTTATGCGTATAGATCAAAATAAGGTCATTCCAGGAGTTGAAATCGAACGCTTTTCATTGGAAGAAGCGGATGAAGCTAGAAGATGGCTTCGGGAGTAA
- a CDS encoding CocE/NonD family hydrolase: protein MVFNVNDSDKRNIKTAYPREIIKKEHVWIPLSDGAKLAATIWLPKDAEEKPVPVILEYLPYRKDDFTAIRDSIRHPYFAGHGYASIRVDIRGTGNSDGILLDEYLKQEHDDALEIFDWVCKQPWSTGSIGMIGKSWGGFNGLQIAARKHPALKTIITLCSTDDRYADDVHYRGGNILASDMLWWASTMFAYSARPQDPEVVGEGWKENWLQRLNTTPYVNEWMSHQRRNDYWKHGSVCEDYSAIQIPVFAVSGWQDGYTDAVFRMIENLPYAKGLIGPWAHEFPEVATPEPTIGFLQECLRWWDQWLKGVDTGMKDEPKLRSYIQDSALPQVNYDERPGKWVVDTSWPSTQVNEEKFWLNKSGTMTQEPCATKKVLIPSVQEHGYYAGVYCPFGEAGDLPSDQRLENGKSVVFTSEPFDADVDLLGHPIFHMAFTSDQANALVAVRLSDKAPTGESTLISWGMLNLNHLESHEKPTLLEKGKVYHASIKLDSIGQNLPAGHRLEVALSPTYWPQAWPSPKPVTLEVITGEDTLLSLPVRTPDPKLDSTIHFKPSETAPVIEREILREESRTREVTHSTITDKWKLEDFSDEGERRLIHNGLKHGSINKNTYSIKSGDPLSAHIRCEWEMTLGREDWDIKMYTESEMTSDETTFYLTNKLTAYYNKEEFFTRTWKKQIPRDFQ, encoded by the coding sequence ATGGTTTTTAACGTAAACGATTCTGATAAAAGAAATATTAAAACAGCGTATCCAAGAGAAATAATAAAGAAAGAGCATGTATGGATTCCTTTATCTGATGGTGCAAAATTAGCTGCTACAATCTGGCTGCCGAAAGATGCCGAGGAGAAGCCTGTGCCAGTGATTTTGGAATATTTGCCGTATCGTAAAGATGATTTTACGGCAATACGCGATTCCATTCGTCATCCTTATTTTGCCGGACATGGCTATGCATCTATACGAGTGGACATAAGGGGAACAGGGAATTCAGACGGGATTTTGCTGGATGAATATTTAAAACAAGAGCATGATGATGCACTGGAGATTTTTGATTGGGTGTGCAAACAGCCTTGGTCGACAGGTAGCATTGGGATGATCGGCAAATCATGGGGAGGATTTAATGGGCTCCAAATAGCTGCGAGAAAACATCCAGCATTAAAAACAATTATTACCTTGTGTTCCACAGATGACAGATATGCGGATGATGTGCATTATCGAGGTGGCAATATACTTGCTTCAGATATGTTGTGGTGGGCGTCTACGATGTTTGCCTACAGTGCACGCCCTCAAGATCCGGAAGTTGTTGGGGAAGGCTGGAAGGAAAACTGGCTGCAACGTCTAAATACTACTCCATATGTTAATGAATGGATGAGTCACCAACGAAGGAACGATTACTGGAAACACGGTTCGGTCTGTGAGGATTATTCCGCCATTCAAATTCCGGTTTTTGCAGTAAGTGGCTGGCAGGACGGTTATACAGATGCCGTTTTCCGCATGATAGAAAATCTCCCATATGCAAAAGGATTAATTGGTCCATGGGCACATGAATTTCCGGAAGTAGCTACACCAGAACCAACGATCGGCTTTCTTCAAGAATGTCTTCGCTGGTGGGATCAATGGCTTAAGGGGGTTGATACTGGGATGAAGGATGAGCCTAAATTAAGGTCTTATATTCAAGATAGCGCACTGCCACAGGTCAACTATGATGAACGCCCAGGAAAGTGGGTTGTAGATACAAGCTGGCCGTCAACTCAAGTAAATGAAGAGAAGTTTTGGCTGAATAAAAGCGGAACAATGACACAAGAACCGTGCGCTACTAAAAAGGTGCTCATACCAAGTGTCCAGGAGCATGGTTACTATGCTGGGGTGTATTGCCCTTTTGGTGAGGCGGGTGATCTTCCATCTGATCAACGGTTGGAAAACGGTAAATCAGTTGTTTTCACATCGGAGCCTTTCGATGCGGATGTCGACCTTCTCGGACATCCTATCTTTCATATGGCATTCACCTCTGATCAAGCAAATGCGCTTGTGGCTGTCCGACTAAGTGATAAAGCACCAACTGGTGAGTCTACACTTATAAGCTGGGGCATGTTGAATTTAAATCATCTTGAATCACACGAAAAGCCAACTCTATTGGAAAAAGGAAAGGTTTATCATGCTTCAATTAAATTAGATAGTATCGGGCAAAATCTTCCCGCAGGCCATAGATTAGAAGTTGCGTTGTCACCAACATACTGGCCACAGGCTTGGCCATCACCAAAACCTGTCACACTAGAAGTAATCACAGGTGAGGATACTTTATTAAGCTTGCCTGTTCGTACACCAGACCCGAAGTTGGATTCTACGATTCATTTTAAACCGTCTGAAACAGCACCAGTTATTGAGCGTGAAATTTTGCGTGAGGAAAGTAGAACACGCGAAGTTACTCATAGTACAATTACGGACAAATGGAAATTAGAGGATTTTTCTGATGAAGGCGAACGCCGTCTCATTCATAATGGGTTAAAGCACGGTAGCATTAATAAAAATACGTACTCCATCAAATCCGGTGACCCATTATCCGCACATATTAGATGTGAATGGGAGATGACATTAGGACGGGAAGACTGGGATATCAAAATGTATACGGAAAGCGAAATGACAAGTGATGAAACAACATTCTATTTAACTAACAAACTTACTGCTTATTATAATAAAGAGGAATTTTTCACTCGAACATGGAAAAAACAAATTCCAAGAGACTTTCAGTAG
- a CDS encoding ABC transporter permease: MAQYIIRRILVFIPMLFILTIIIFSLAKAAPGDPFTRNIDSSVDPEVYEQQREALGLNDPLPVQYFHWLGGFVTGDFGESLQYKGRSVESIVGERATNTVYLSLFALFITFIFAIPIGLYSARNPYSMLDYTATTFGFLGLAIPNFFFGLVAIYVFSINLGWFPAQGSVSGNTEGIARIWDRLHHLVLPGFTLGLAGIATYMRYVRSEVMDIMESDYIRTAKAKGMSESNILYKHTLRNALIPIITLLGFELGILLGGAVITEQVFNYPGLGSLFIDSIVNRDYPVIMAINLLLGTTILFGNLLADILYSFVDPRIRYD, from the coding sequence ATGGCTCAATATATTATACGGCGGATACTTGTGTTTATCCCCATGCTATTTATTCTAACCATAATCATTTTTAGTCTTGCTAAAGCAGCCCCAGGTGATCCGTTTACGAGAAATATTGACTCTAGTGTTGACCCGGAGGTTTATGAACAACAGCGGGAAGCACTCGGCTTAAATGATCCATTACCCGTTCAATATTTTCATTGGCTCGGGGGATTTGTTACAGGGGACTTTGGTGAGTCACTCCAATATAAAGGCCGCTCTGTGGAGAGTATTGTCGGAGAGAGGGCTACAAATACGGTTTACCTGAGTTTGTTTGCGCTTTTTATTACCTTTATTTTTGCCATTCCAATTGGGCTTTACTCGGCAAGGAACCCTTATTCTATGCTTGACTATACGGCAACTACATTTGGTTTTTTAGGCTTGGCTATTCCTAACTTCTTCTTCGGTCTTGTTGCCATTTATGTATTTTCTATTAACCTTGGCTGGTTTCCGGCTCAGGGCTCTGTGTCAGGGAATACAGAGGGAATTGCGCGTATCTGGGATCGCTTGCATCATCTAGTTCTTCCAGGCTTTACGCTTGGTCTTGCAGGTATTGCTACATATATGCGTTATGTACGCTCCGAAGTCATGGATATTATGGAGAGTGATTATATCCGTACCGCAAAAGCTAAAGGGATGAGTGAGTCGAATATCTTGTATAAGCACACACTTAGAAATGCACTAATCCCCATCATTACACTACTGGGATTCGAACTGGGAATCCTGTTAGGTGGTGCGGTGATCACTGAACAGGTGTTTAACTATCCAGGTCTCGGTTCATTATTTATCGATTCTATTGTGAACAGAGATTATCCAGTTATTATGGCAATTAATCTATTACTTGGAACAACAATTTTATTTGGAAATTTGCTTGCTGATATTTTATATAGTTTTGTTGATCCAAGAATTCGGTATGATTGA
- a CDS encoding TetR/AcrR family transcriptional regulator, producing the protein MNEKRKEIQKARMWNYFLDATEEIINEKGLQKITIREIADKAGYTSSTVYNYFQDISHLKFFAVMRYTRPYIQELPKYMALGKNTTEQWLYAWECFCKHSFKLPEIYSLLYIDNLGKVPDELVHEYYAAYANELVNLSEEVRSIIVEHNISTRSSLFIKPAIDEGFIHEEDVSYIADTTMLIWTGMITNLLNLRRNYTKKEAAKKTMAYVYQTILNTVPADKQSAINYAYEENREI; encoded by the coding sequence ATGAACGAAAAACGAAAAGAAATTCAGAAGGCAAGAATGTGGAACTACTTTTTGGATGCAACCGAAGAAATTATTAATGAAAAAGGATTACAAAAAATAACCATTCGGGAAATTGCTGATAAAGCGGGGTATACGAGTTCTACCGTTTATAATTATTTTCAAGATATTTCCCATTTGAAGTTTTTTGCGGTCATGCGTTATACCCGTCCTTATATACAGGAATTACCAAAATATATGGCATTAGGAAAAAATACCACCGAACAATGGCTGTATGCATGGGAATGCTTTTGCAAACATTCATTTAAGCTACCGGAGATTTATTCTTTACTTTATATCGATAATCTTGGTAAGGTTCCTGACGAATTAGTACATGAATATTATGCGGCATATGCCAATGAATTGGTTAATCTATCTGAGGAAGTAAGATCCATTATAGTAGAACATAATATTTCGACTCGTAGCTCATTATTTATAAAGCCAGCTATTGATGAAGGATTTATCCATGAAGAAGATGTATCATACATTGCGGATACAACGATGTTGATTTGGACAGGGATGATAACAAATCTACTTAATTTAAGGAGAAATTATACAAAAAAGGAAGCCGCTAAAAAGACAATGGCCTACGTTTATCAAACTATCTTAAATACCGTCCCGGCTGATAAACAATCTGCCATCAATTATGCGTACGAGGAAAATAGAGAAATATGA
- a CDS encoding sugar phosphate isomerase/epimerase, with protein MPREIFYSGLVQLEKPVKTNLQAFADYGADGVELFLDGPQWNDKEASFSEVKTYLNSYPFTYSVHGPMFDLNLTSENAAVRKTALNEFKKTIEIAAEIQAHHVIVDPGICMFQIFDKHQAQRRALEAIRELQQHAKQYRQPIAIENIGHNGTELFNQEEFCHLLDHFPDKEMLGLVLDTGHANLNNWDIPEVIRTTKDQLLAIHLNDNDGHTDNHLAIGDGNINWKPIFKELQHVPEKCRFILEYNTVMPYEKLQEGKKLLREYL; from the coding sequence ATGCCAAGAGAGATTTTTTATTCTGGATTAGTTCAATTGGAAAAGCCGGTAAAAACAAATTTACAAGCGTTTGCTGACTATGGCGCAGATGGGGTTGAATTATTCCTGGATGGACCCCAATGGAACGATAAGGAAGCTAGCTTTTCAGAAGTAAAAACATACCTCAATTCTTATCCTTTCACTTATAGTGTACACGGTCCGATGTTCGACTTGAACTTAACCAGTGAAAATGCTGCAGTCAGAAAAACGGCCTTAAACGAATTTAAGAAAACAATTGAAATTGCGGCCGAAATCCAGGCACATCATGTGATTGTTGACCCAGGCATTTGTATGTTTCAAATCTTTGATAAGCATCAAGCACAAAGGCGGGCTTTGGAAGCTATTAGAGAATTGCAGCAACATGCAAAACAATACAGGCAGCCCATTGCCATTGAAAATATCGGACATAACGGCACAGAACTTTTTAATCAGGAAGAGTTTTGCCATCTGTTGGATCATTTCCCTGATAAGGAAATGCTTGGACTGGTGTTGGACACAGGTCATGCCAATTTGAATAACTGGGATATCCCGGAAGTGATCCGTACCACGAAAGACCAGTTGCTTGCAATCCACCTGAACGATAATGATGGCCATACGGACAACCATTTAGCCATTGGTGACGGGAATATTAACTGGAAGCCAATCTTCAAGGAGCTTCAACATGTACCGGAAAAATGCCGCTTCATTTTGGAATATAACACGGTTATGCCGTACGAGAAACTCCAAGAAGGGAAGAAGTTGTTAAGAGAATATTTATAG
- the opp4C gene encoding oligopeptide ABC transporter permease — translation MKGSNNGVALNMDEQHGDHIEKPKTPAKMALERFLQNKLAVIGTIVLVIIVLMAVFAPLLTSQDPTKSDLMLVENKPSSEHILGTDGSGRDNFARLLYGARTSLIVGFSAMLFTLVFGIITGSLAGYYGGKVDALIMRAADLVYALPFFVLALTIISIVDEVTIGIFVIVIAFTTWPNLARIIRATFLSLREQEFILSARAIGAGDMRTIFKHFLPNALGPIVVNATLMMATMIIIESGMSFIGMGIPQPTPTWGNMISEAQNIRILRNHPEAWIPPGLLILLTVLSINFIGDGLRDAFNPQSDQR, via the coding sequence ATGAAAGGAAGTAATAATGGCGTAGCACTTAATATGGATGAGCAGCATGGGGATCATATTGAAAAACCTAAAACCCCTGCAAAAATGGCTCTGGAGCGATTTTTGCAAAACAAACTTGCTGTGATCGGCACAATTGTCTTAGTCATCATTGTATTAATGGCTGTATTTGCACCACTATTGACAAGTCAGGATCCAACAAAGAGTGATCTGATGCTTGTTGAGAATAAACCATCCTCCGAGCATATTCTTGGTACAGACGGATCCGGTCGGGATAATTTCGCCCGATTGTTGTATGGTGCAAGGACATCGTTAATCGTTGGATTTAGTGCCATGCTATTTACACTTGTGTTTGGAATTATAACAGGAAGTCTGGCAGGTTATTATGGAGGTAAAGTAGATGCATTGATTATGAGAGCAGCTGATTTGGTTTATGCTCTTCCTTTCTTTGTCCTTGCATTGACAATTATTTCAATTGTTGATGAAGTGACAATTGGCATCTTCGTTATTGTGATTGCCTTTACTACATGGCCGAATTTGGCCCGAATTATTAGAGCGACATTTCTCAGTTTACGGGAACAAGAATTTATTTTGAGTGCAAGGGCGATCGGAGCAGGGGACATGCGTACAATTTTTAAACATTTTCTTCCTAATGCGCTTGGGCCTATTGTTGTTAATGCAACATTAATGATGGCTACAATGATTATTATTGAGTCTGGTATGAGCTTTATAGGAATGGGGATACCCCAGCCGACACCGACATGGGGAAATATGATATCAGAAGCTCAAAACATTAGAATCTTACGCAACCATCCTGAAGCATGGATTCCGCCTGGACTTCTTATATTATTAACCGTTTTATCAATTAACTTTATTGGTGACGGCTTGCGTGACGCCTTTAATCCCCAGAGTGATCAACGTTAA
- a CDS encoding Xaa-Pro dipeptidyl-peptidase produces MSRRGKFSLLISILLALCIVGRRGKQAQMQMSKKRTSDESHAFKKAIREKVWVETSVDSDHDGKKDRVKVDIIRPEETEKGIQVPVIYNMSPYNAGLVYPDYYNVDEELHCPAPSFTEEYHYDKYFVPRGYAMVNASSIGSKGSDGCPTTGDPQELLAAKAVIDWLNGRADGFDESGNNISAYWTNGKTGMIGLSYEGTIPNGLATLDVPGLKTIVPIGAISNWYDYYRANGAVIAPGGYQGDDADRLAKGVLTRDNPDVCMECMDQMEKEQDRKTGDYNAFWDERNYLNGVHNLKASVFLVHGLNDMNVKRKQFAQWWEKLKQHDIPRKLWLHNGGHIDPKVTGGDKWLKTLHRWFDFWLYDKDNGVMDEAQVTIQQPDDTWIQQTEWPHIDAHNTLFYLGTDPSGRGALQEFEGASEEEKATFTDNAFMKAEELVKKPEVIAPHRLAYVTSKLDSPIRISGFPQLSIQASVDHPAANLTALLVDYGPDGATVVTRGWMDACNVDSIWQSKALDPGRIYTFEWDMEPHDYKFEKGHQIGLVLMSSDYEYTIRPKTSVSITVHYGKSHVILPLVHV; encoded by the coding sequence GTGAGTCGAAGAGGTAAGTTTAGTTTATTAATTAGTATCCTTCTAGCTTTATGTATAGTTGGACGTAGAGGAAAACAAGCACAAATGCAAATGAGCAAAAAACGAACATCGGACGAGTCTCATGCCTTTAAAAAGGCCATTCGTGAGAAGGTTTGGGTGGAAACATCTGTTGACAGCGATCACGACGGGAAGAAGGACCGTGTGAAAGTAGATATTATCCGGCCAGAGGAAACAGAGAAAGGGATACAGGTTCCGGTTATCTATAACATGAGTCCATACAATGCGGGACTTGTCTATCCGGACTATTACAATGTAGATGAAGAGCTTCATTGTCCAGCTCCTTCCTTTACAGAGGAGTATCATTATGATAAATACTTTGTTCCGCGAGGTTACGCAATGGTAAACGCCAGTAGTATCGGTTCAAAGGGATCTGACGGCTGTCCAACAACGGGGGACCCACAGGAGCTACTGGCGGCTAAGGCTGTTATTGATTGGTTGAATGGACGTGCCGATGGTTTTGATGAATCTGGAAATAATATTTCAGCATACTGGACGAACGGAAAAACCGGAATGATTGGCTTGTCCTATGAAGGCACCATCCCGAATGGGTTAGCGACATTGGATGTTCCTGGTTTAAAAACAATTGTGCCAATTGGGGCCATTAGTAATTGGTATGATTATTACAGGGCAAATGGAGCGGTAATTGCTCCTGGTGGATATCAGGGTGATGATGCGGACCGTTTGGCTAAAGGTGTTTTGACACGGGACAATCCTGACGTATGCATGGAATGTATGGATCAGATGGAAAAAGAACAGGATCGTAAAACAGGTGATTACAATGCGTTCTGGGATGAGCGGAATTATTTAAACGGCGTACATAATTTGAAGGCAAGTGTATTTCTTGTACATGGATTAAATGATATGAATGTGAAGAGAAAGCAGTTTGCCCAGTGGTGGGAAAAGCTGAAACAACATGATATACCACGAAAGCTTTGGCTGCATAACGGTGGACATATTGATCCGAAAGTAACTGGTGGTGATAAGTGGCTAAAGACACTCCATCGCTGGTTTGATTTTTGGTTGTATGATAAGGACAATGGTGTAATGGATGAAGCACAAGTGACCATTCAACAACCTGATGATACATGGATTCAACAAACGGAATGGCCCCATATAGACGCCCATAACACATTGTTTTATCTTGGCACGGATCCAAGTGGCAGAGGGGCCCTCCAAGAATTTGAGGGAGCAAGTGAAGAAGAAAAGGCTACATTTACGGACAATGCCTTCATGAAAGCAGAGGAATTAGTGAAGAAGCCCGAAGTAATAGCCCCGCATCGTTTGGCATACGTGACTTCAAAGCTTGATAGTCCAATACGTATCAGTGGATTTCCACAATTATCAATTCAGGCAAGTGTAGATCATCCAGCAGCTAATTTGACGGCATTATTAGTTGATTATGGCCCTGACGGTGCGACAGTCGTTACCAGAGGATGGATGGATGCATGCAATGTGGACTCGATTTGGCAATCAAAGGCTTTAGATCCTGGTCGTATATATACCTTCGAATGGGATATGGAACCACATGACTACAAATTTGAAAAAGGACATCAAATTGGTCTTGTACTTATGTCGAGTGATTATGAATATACAATCAGGCCGAAGACCAGTGTAAGTATTACTGTTCATTATGGTAAAAGTCACGTGATACTTCCACTTGTACACGTTTAG